From the Papilio machaon chromosome 13, ilPapMach1.1, whole genome shotgun sequence genome, the window TCCATATTTCAGAAACCCGTCATCAATATTTCATGAGTTACAAATACGAGGGGGGATTGAAAATCGCTTTACCagatatataattaatgaaaaaagtcTCGACAGAGCGAACAAAAGATAAAGGTAATCGTATTTACTGCCGCACATCTTCgcatgaaatttaaaaaacaaccaCAAAGTATAGTTAAGATTACCCTTGACGATtttcttagtttttattatcgtATCATATTATATAAGTTCGTTAAAATTGTTGGGcttgaacttttttttcaattactgATTATATAATTTGACGAAGATTTGCTGCAAACTATTTGTTGtagttattgttttgtttcgtGTTATGTTTCTCAGACTGATTATGGTATGTGAGTACTTTGAAAATCCTCTGGAGGTAGAAACACAATAACCCCTCTACGAGGTCGAAAATCCGCCTAGAGCGTTGTCGGACTCACCCGCCTACACGATGCGAAACCGTTCGGATTATTTTGAATACACCAACAGGGTCACTCTGAATTATCGATTTGTAGTTcccaaattattaacaattcgCACCGTGCAATACAGGTTCCATTAGGGCAACTTCTCTCCAGCGCAGCAGATTTGAATTTCTCGCCCTACAGAGAcgacgaataaaaaaaaatttagtataaagtagtcattattatttatttacataaataatttatgttctaAAGGGTTTCCCTTTGTTGCATGTGATTTTAATACTCTTCTGTCATGTTTTGTACCGTTTGCTAATCTCATGATATGTTGCGGACCTTGCGGTGGATGTTGTGGCGGATGTTTGTGGCCAGGTGGTCCTTTATACAAACGTGCGAAGATCTGTTAAGCCCCCAACCGCGACTGCGTAGAAGTCGTAAGTCTTTTATATGGGTAAcattataattgtatttagTATTGTCTGTACGTCCTTAAAGTTGAGAATGAATATTACTATATTACATACGCTGGAttcatattttcaatataccttaaaattttaaaagtaatttacaaCGATGCAACTTTAAGATTTCAGACAGAAAACAGGCTTCGTCTCTAGAGAGGCTAGGACAGCTCTAAACGAGACTTCTGTGCAGGTTGGCCAATTTCTGcatgttttcaaaatatttttcgtttgctttttgatattttatacttttgcgcatttataattttcatatgacATTTCAAcagcatttattaatataggaGTCTCTCTTACCAGCCCAGATAAGCTTGTCGTCCTATAACTTTGTCTATctagaattatatatttttataatattaacacattGAAGAATGAATTGTTTGATACTAATAACTGAAcaacattatttgttattattccATGGTAttgattattacattattacattttacctCTGcttaactaatataaaaaaacatcttcaTTTCTGAAGAATGCCTAAATTAGaatgtaaaattatctttttgtgAATACCCGAATTCTACCACGGTCTTTATTTAAACAGCACAGCGTAAAATGTTATCTCGGTGTCTTTGAAAGCTTGAGTGACGGcgaaactttaataaaataaaaagctctTTGGACTGACAGTGAGCCCTGTCACAAGAAACAATGCtctattattaatatcatcTACGTCGAAAAAAGTTTCCAGTTTTCTCATATTGAGGTAAAAAAAGAtactttttatgattttttttaaattatgtatcttttttttttgaaactagattttatgtaaaacatttaaacgaAAGTATCTCATTAATAAAGGTTATAAAGCCCAATGAAGTATTCCTAGTTATAAATTCTTCAACCAACTGTAGCGGAATCGTTAAAATTTCTTACAACGTGCGTGCGATAAACCAGTCTGAAGTTCGATGCCGAAACTTCGACTTATCTTCCTCCCCTAGAAGGTCGTTACGCTGGAATTATGGTCGTGGTTAAACACATGCTACATTTACTCGAAAGTTCATGCCGCGCTCGAATAACTTCTAGTTAACTGGATCGGATTCCACTTGTAGGCAAAAACGTTTCTCCAATATATTTGGAACACAGACAGATTTTACTAGAGGTCAACGAATCCAgcataatgaaaattttcggttaagtaagtatgaaattttcaaatataaaaatccattGAATTTATTCCTGGTTTTAAATTACTCATCTCTTAATAGACATtttggttatttaaaataatacacaaaacCCACCAAACCTTTCTGGCAAAatgaactataaataaatatttcatattggCATTGTACACGATTACAATGCAAACGTCGCACTTATATAAAGAGTTATGGCCATagatttcaattttcaatttcaatatccaactaaaacaacaaaaaatcttatattccTACCTGTTCGTAGGTACAGGTGCACTTTTCAAATGGAATGTGGGAACGAAATTGATTGTGGAAGGCCGTATTCCATTTAGATATGGAAATCCAGTCGATGTGTAGGACATCACAGTTGGCCGTGTTACTAAGTAATAGCTATCGATTGGATGTTATAGACAAACTTTTACACATACAAATGTAaagattattgttttttgtaataagagGAGCCGGGCAAGTGAACAAATTACCATATTTCTAAACTTTTAGAAGAGCTTCTGctgcaatatttaaaagtaaatagcttacaatataatatatttaatcagatcaatgtaatattacaaaatcattattttaacattcgTGTTTATAAGTTGGTGCGGATGTTGGAATTATTTCAGTGATTAGTTGTGATAAGTGGTCGCAAAGTAATAGAAGCTTTAAATAGAAGGAACGCAGAcaaaagtttatataaaatgtatagaattttcttttatgtgcTAACATTTGTGAACTCAAGTAAGGTGCTATTTAGAATTAAGTCTGTAATTGGTTTCCACTTTTTAAGCCTTTGTAAAAGTTGTGACATtgattgataaatatatatttttatctcgaTAGATAATTAGATTATAGGCTCGGGATGCATTAGCGCGTCCACTTCGCTGTCTCAGCAAAGCACTACGCAagctaaattattcaattaatcaATTATAGGTCGATTGTAATCGCACTCCAACAAATGGTAATAATTAGTTTACGTATGAATGTACACATAATATACATCctgattttgttattattagtaaattcactatttctaaataagattagaaaaagtttacttttgttatttttatttctttgtcatTTTAACGGCAGTATGATAGAGACTTCTAATCTATTAATCAACTATAAAGAGAGATTGATATccaattaaaatagatttgacGAGTACCATAcaatgtgaaaatatttaatgttatcaaaataaagTCTACAATTGAGTAAAAGATTTATTCAAATGTGACGTGCAGTGATTTCAGAGAGTTTAATGAAAATGCAAAGTTTTTACAAAcggttttatttttccttatacTTTTGAAATTACACGCTTATCCAGTAAGAACTTACGGATTTAAAaaccttattttatattctatatacatgttgattttatttgcgctatttaattaaaactacgCATATGTTAGGTGAAATTTACATTATGACAAAATTTGCAATAACCTAATTAACAGTtacatattgtttatattaggTTTCTTACGAGCTATTTTTACACTCTATAtcacatttcttttatatcttaataaagtaaaaacctATACAAGCATAAAGTGTACGATttgtaataacatatttatttcaggaatattttgatacatagCTTCCTTTCACTACAACAATGTCCTTAAATCAATTTACAGAACAAGTTATTTAGcttaaatttgtattgtcaagcattttatttacattcagATATGTAAGTAGATGATGCAAATGTTATATGTGTggattttaaagtataaaacaaaatgtactaATTTTAACAACCTTCACATTGAAATCCTAAATCCAattcttttttcaaacaatttcCTAAATTGCTTAACCCTTGTACGAGTTACAAAAGTTCTCCGAGAAAACTCAATTTCATTTTCCTCCTTAAAGATTGTTTGTGACTatacttgttatattttactggGTTATTATGacgtgaataataaaaaatgttatttacattttacacatttattacaataaagtgAGCATagaatcttataaaaattaattccaaaCACAATGAACATGACTATTTAGCAAAGATTTTTATGCCAATCAGTCTTTAGTATTACTTTCTCAAGAACCAagtgaaactaaatatttattacctaaTGCCATTTTACATAAGAAATACATAATCGATACAAAAAAGTTGTATCAACAGAAACCGTCTTTTAAATCTGGGTACCCTATATCGGGGTTAGGTCTTCTAGAACCATTACCTCGAATACTATCAGTACGGGCACATCGATTACCACGACCTAAACTAGCATATCTATTATCTGCTAATTTATCTCTCTGAGATACTTCATCGTAATATCTCGCGTCATTCAACCCGGCACtatatttttgacttaaactatatttatccAATGTTGCATACTTTTGAACTGTTGCATATTGAGGTATAGTTTCTGCAACACCATTACTTTTGACTCGATCGTAAGGTCTTTCTTCAGATGGTAATGCACCATCCAATCTGGCTTTAAATTGCTTCTCCTTTCTCCGTCGTCTTCGACATGCACATAGTGCTACAGTTATAGCACATAACAGCAAGCTTACGCCTGCAGCGGCGGCAACATATGGAGGAGGCAATGAAATTCTGAAGGAACAGTTAGAATCCTCCTCGTCATACCCCGAAGGACAATGCGCATTTCCATCACACCACAACGTGAAAGGTATGCAAGCGTTTAACTCTGGAcacctaaaattaaaatataataatcaataactcctacattattaattaaaaggaaTAGAAGTATAATAACCGCTTACTTGTATCTGCACTCGAGTGAAATGGACGTTTGAAAAAATACCGAGTCAGCTTCATTCTCCATTGCGGATTTTTTCATGACCTCTATCCACTTAATTGAATAATCGGCTGGTTCGTGTTGTAGAAAATCAATTACATAACTTCGTGCATGCGGCTTAAGAGATGATTCTAAATTCGTTTGGGCTGCGCTCCAACCAGGGGAGAACAATTCCATCGACTCATTTTCGTCTGGACAAATTTCTTTTGGTTTTGATGTATCATGAGCTTCATAAATGTATATTCTATTTGGTGTCGGGCAAAATGTTGAGGTCGTTGACATTTCAAATCCTGGCAGTTTCATGTACAAATATCTGCCATGTAATGGAGTTACTTCATCACCTCCAGGTTCGATAAGCCATGGCCGATGTACACATGCGACTTCTGCTCTGACGCTTTCTGATATAACATTACGATCACCAATAATTTCTGGCGGTATGGGCATCTGTCTTTTGTCATATAGCCTAATCTCGCCACTACTTCCTCGTAATCGCCTATCTCCCCATCCCGACGAACAAATCGATTCATCGCTGGAGCCAGTaggtacaaatttaaattctcCATCAAATGCAAAATCATCATAATCTTCAGTAATATTCATCATAGTCACAGTGAAGTTTACTTCTACAACTGGAGCGGTTAAGGTATGAATATTTAACGGCTCCGATCGATTGGTGCAAAGACAGTCTCTTTGTATTGGTACCCCCTCCCAAGGATActctgtaataataatttgagcGTACCCCTCGCCTCCGATCGTTCTCTTTATTGGTTTGTCGCATACCCAACGACTGCTTCTACTATCTTTGTaagtaatacaatatttattgccAAAATAGGTATTGGTAAATGTAAGTTGCACTCTTTCTCCATACTTCGCTTCGAATCTGTGAATataaatggaattaaaaactaagcCGCTATAATTCCGAAGtatcatattaaaaagtagtttTCGAATAGTGTTACCTTAAAATACAAGTAAGATTTTGTGCGCCTCCTCTGCCATAGTAAAATATAGCCCGAGGTGCTTGAAATCTTCCTGAATAGGTTTGTGCGGATTTGAAAACTCTGTCGCAAGCGGAGCGAGAGTCCGTCAAGGGTTGTCCTTGTTCGCTTACGTCGACAAATTCGTAACGGAGAAAGAATGATACTGGATACAGCGCAGATCCTTGACGTAGTTCCTGCAATAGAGTTGACTATAAACATCCATAAAAATTTACTCAAATATTTGTAGAATCTGcttaaaaattgacaaaataatttttattgaaaaattcaGTACGAAAATCGACAGTTAAATTGTGTGTATCTTTccagattaaataaaaactcttcGTCCCTTTTTTATTCAGTCAATGATAAAAGTCACAAAAGAAATGGACAAtatcattatataattttgttaaaatctacatgaatcaaatttaatgacGTCTACTTTGAGCAAATCTTCAAATATATAGTTGTAAAACTTCCCGGAGTCCTCGCTGCGCTGTATTTAGTatggaataataaaacagtttcAAACTAGAGACTTTATCAAGTTGGCTAAACCTGGTATTCTATATTGAGTGGAAAGTCTTCGCCTGCAATGAACAATTCAGATGACTAATATTAAGAAAGTAGTTTTCAAGTattgttagaaatatattttgacaattattaattacttttttttattttttatttatgattattgattgctaaattttaaattatattatttatacttatactttcaaattgataaaaatgttatctttgaTTATGAATCCGTTTTATGatacagaaaaattattacgataaaagtaacaataataatcttaGCTCCAAGCCCAAAATATCGTTTTCGTTGCTACCCAATTAGTTGTTATGAACAActgtgaatttatttaaaatgttattatacaaattatgcatatataaattaactaattactatggaaaaaatactttttcggTAATTAATAAAAGGTATACATCGAATCAAGATAATTT encodes:
- the LOC106717700 gene encoding uncharacterized protein LOC106717700: MCSKFFNAGSDIRTFLFMIVLLSIKLCSPQDLNDEFVNDEISESVTDVSVNTEKNVKTTNKGTAVNSCRASELLCDTGQCISLDKYCNGEDDCGDKSDEPKACTPCNRTYMGDVGRTYELEVRRPREDHLPFICNLNFTATGGNYGDIIQLTFDTFTVGKFVSFTSDGCPDGHMTIVERSPSPPTGQWCGSAWGYTVYFSESDSINMTLRLDRLSQQGVGYNFDFKLAYKFLRRSEARLRYGNATVGAWRGERVPGTYCDRILTDCDLRACRIQSPNFPGVYPRNATCTYRIEHTKIPADKHVLLAVRQTNSHKIHIKDQIVKYDRSQRVLKIWDQCNVVQDYLTVWDGATRESPVLVRLCGGDAVPDIVSRGPHMLLEFHTSPYDNPFHPVPLSYLPGFELEVQVLYVDKDSHSYVRTDGRCRFILRSSDKTSGILRNPRHSLPPNTSCVYFFQGRANEIVWVSFVKYHATGTDPAGFDQQKDCSSQLTIWDGAAPDADLDRKLDMSDKKLLLGSFCREESPRLCDHALLSNATRATRPCAPSESYITTGPALTILQELRQGSALYPVSFFLRYEFVDVSEQGQPLTDSRSACDRVFKSAQTYSGRFQAPRAIFYYGRGGAQNLTCILRFEAKYGERVQLTFTNTYFGNKYCITYKDSRSSRWVCDKPIKRTIGGEGYAQIIITEYPWEGVPIQRDCLCTNRSEPLNIHTLTAPVVEVNFTVTMMNITEDYDDFAFDGEFKFVPTGSSDESICSSGWGDRRLRGSSGEIRLYDKRQMPIPPEIIGDRNVISESVRAEVACVHRPWLIEPGGDEVTPLHGRYLYMKLPGFEMSTTSTFCPTPNRIYIYEAHDTSKPKEICPDENESMELFSPGWSAAQTNLESSLKPHARSYVIDFLQHEPADYSIKWIEVMKKSAMENEADSVFFQTSISLECRYKCPELNACIPFTLWCDGNAHCPSGYDEEDSNCSFRISLPPPYVAAAAGVSLLLCAITVALCACRRRRRKEKQFKARLDGALPSEERPYDRVKSNGVAETIPQYATVQKYATLDKYSLSQKYSAGLNDARYYDEVSQRDKLADNRYASLGRGNRCARTDSIRGNGSRRPNPDIGYPDLKDGFC